GGTGACAGATTGAAAGATGCCTGGACACCGGGATTGAAATCCAAATAACAGCCTTTATCTTTTATTTGTTGCAGAGTCGATGTTTGGAATTTCTGAGGTTCGATTTCTAGCATAAATTACCCGAATCCATTCTGCATATCTAAGTTCCCAGATCAAAACTTTCAATCATAACAGTCACATCTATACACCTTCGCTGGGAGCAATGACGCGAAACATCATCACCATGTATATCTCAATCTTAGATGACTTTTCTTTTGAGGCCTCTGCAGGCAGTTCGTGAATAATTCGAGGCTCAAAACAGAAGCATGCAACCATGGCACTCGACTGGATCATGACACACTGCTACGAAAAATAGAATTTGAATAATGCATTATACTCATTAATGATAATTAAGATTATATATGCCTTGCTTGGCTAAAAACTTAATAAACAGAGACAAGCTTGTCAACCAAGATTATAAAATGGGCTCACTTCCAAGGACTCATGTCGAACACGTACAAACTCACTCAGGTTTTATTGCCATTATAGCTCGTGTGATTCATGCTATTACTCATTGGTGGACCATATATATAGCGAACATGATCTCGACAGGCAATAGCATCAAATTACAACGTAACCAGTTCATACTAGTAAGATATATCTCTCCAAAGCACCACCAgttcagaaaagaaaatatgacgATCCGAGGACGGATGCATGATTTTTACCCAGCTTGCGTCCCCGGAGACATTCAAGATCCATCAAGTGAGAGTGATCCACAAAGAGGTTCACCTGGAATTAGAGGGCATCGGCTAGGATGTTAGTACATGCAAAGATTCCAAATTATGTAATGAAGAAAAGGATTAACTAAAGTTAGCATCATACCCTCGGACCATATTGATTAATGAACCACTCAGAGGCTCTGGGATTCGATGCCTCAAACATGGTCTTCTCAAGACCAAGACGCCCAATGACCTTAGCAATTATGTCTGCCCGTACAGAATCAGCATGCTTGCAGACATCATCAGCATCGATCATTATCATGTCTGCTCCAGCTTCCAAGCATCTCACTGACCGTCTGAGCAGAAGATCCACATCTTCAACAAATTCTGTAAAAGCGTAGAAAGCATAGTAATGATTGCATTAGCTCTCCCACTGTTCTAGTCTAACGAAAGAAAGCCCGTCAGTTTCTTATCATTTGATCTCAAATAACCTGTCTCCATGCAGTCCAGACTTACGGACTGCAGTGTGAGCAAATGAAAACTTGATAGCATGAGGGTTAAAAGAGTGCAACACCTATACACACACCGACTTCCAAACATTAACATCATAATTTTGATTTCAGGCTCACAATCCAATTTCGATGTTATACAAAACTGCACCAGCATCCTCCCCACAAACATCCAGAGTGAAATTCAATTTGAATGGAAGAAAAACATGCAGTTAAAATGCCAACGACTGTCTACAATGGTGCATGTGGAGTACACATGAGGCACAGAACTTCAAAGATTGTGAGAAGACAGTGGATGAGCTTAGATTCATAACGGTAATTCTAAAAACTCTTTTAAGTCTCGATGTTTGCTCAGAATAGTCTTGGATTGTCTGCATTTATTGAATTTAAGTCTTCTATTTCCGTTTTCTTCCTAATCGGGTGCTTTTTCTCATGTACaccttgtgtacttgggttgcaCCCCTTTGCACTTTCAATGAAACTGGCTGACTTAATAAGAAAATGTCGACATAAAAGATGCCTAACTATGCAACAAACGATTTCTGTTCAATGGTGAGGTCCTCATGCTAAAATAAATGCATAACAACCAATTAGAGTATGGTTCACATACTTAGGCAAAGACACAAAGGGTGCTTAGGAAATATATTAATAGCATGAATTTAAGCtcataaaagaatttaataCATTCTAAGGAAAGTCGCAGCTTGTTTAATGCTAACCTCATCATTGAAACTATGCATTTGTTAATTGCAACCAGAACAAAATCCAAGATGTTCTACTACAAGTACTTCGAACCATACCAAACAATGCATGCAAAAGTGAAACAAACCACCCCACCCCCTACTTTCCTCAGAGATCCTTCTGGAACACTGCCTATCAACCTAGATTAGGCTTATTACTTTAATCCACTTCAAAACGTGTAAATCAAAGATGCTATGAACCAAGGATGTGAATTACGCTTATTTTACTGGACAAGCATCCCTGgcccatataattaattatatgaacACCAGATGTGTCCTTGTCAGATAACCTAAGTTTGTCATtaatcttgaaaaaaataaaactagtaaCAACTATTTTAATAAGCAGATTATCCAAAAGCTACACGAACCAGTCGATCGAGGTCTTGGGGCAATATAAGCTCCAAATGCTCTATCACCATCCACAGGAATATCAGACTTGTTAAACTTCACTGCAAACTGAGGTTTGGCTTTCAGACCAGCACTCTTAATCAAGCGCACAAATCTTAGAAGAGTTTCTTCAGGAACTCCAAGTGAACCCACATTCAGCTCAATTGTATCAAACCCCAATTGCTTGCACTCCTGAAAAGATCATAGCAGGACACTTGCATTACTGCTCTATATAAATATCTAAGAAACCAACTTATTATATAAACCGTCTCACATGCCTTACCTCCACATACTCTTTGAAAGCTGATGGACCTTTGCGAAGCATGTGTTCGGCCCAATCCCCCGTGCTCACATATATGTCGTATTTATGAGCTAAGTCAGTCACTTCTTTAACGAAACTCTTTGGCATAAGGCCATGAGAACCTCCGGAGAACTTCAAGCCATCAACAAACTGCCCCATAGACTCAAAGATATCCTGCAGAACATGATATTTGTAACTATAACTATCAGGAGATCCAGCCGCTGCATAGTGCATAGATCGTAGATAATTCACAAGCATGAGCTGTTTTTGGCAGATAAGTAGGCCGTGTGCAACTGTAGATGTATACCTTCATTCGTAGTGGAGATTACGAACTACTATCCAAAGGAAGGATCACTCTCCAACATTTCATTTAACATTGTCTTATTTACCTATATAATTCTTCAATCAAGATTCTCCAGATTTTTCTGAACACAAATTCACTGTGAGGTTACCAAAGTCTTAACCAAGATGTTTAATGAAGTGTTTAGCCACCTCAGCATCAGGTGATAAATGCCGAATGAGGTCAAACCTAGATCACTGTTTAAACATAATTCTTATCAAGATTCAAGAATCCTGGTGTTATCCTAGACGAAAATACACTAACTCGGTTGCGGGTGCTGGGTTGAGAATAAAATGCAAGATGCTAGAAATTAAGCTCCACTTTCCCGGCAAACAAAAGCACCCCAAAAATAAAAGCAGTTGTGGAGCATAACAAGATTATGATTAGAagtaaaaaccaaacaaaatgaagaaggtGGGAGGGGAAGTACCTGAAGAACGTTTTGGCTTAAGAGGGTGAAATGGGGGCCGCTCATCTCCGTAACTCCATAGCGGCGTGGCTTCTCGGGTCGGTCCTCGTCCTCGTCGAAGCTCTTCCATCTGTAGCCCGACATTGtcagagagagagtgaaaacaGGATAACACAAGTCCCTTTGATCTTCTTGTTTTTTCCCAGTCTGATTACTTGGGATTTTTGGATAGAGAAGACGTTGGAGCAATCGTCTTTCGTGTTCGCGCTGCTTCTAGAATTGCGTTTACCACGTGTCGTTAAATTGAGAAGCCACGTCGTTCCCAAAGTGTCATCACTGTCCCCATACCGGCACAATGGGCGAGACCTGCGTCAGGCATGTTGATCTACTTTTACAAAcatttcaattcatcttatcaatttaaaataaatatttttatttaattattataattttttcaaatttttaaataaaatataaaaataaaattaacttttttaaattttaaattaaaattatattaaaaatttatattataacaatcttttaactttataatttttcatttaatattttctcacttattttttaaaatctcataaaaatcttaactcaaatcattttactattatttataaattatttcactattattgatATATTTCTTATTTCATCTATATAATTAAACGAGAGCTTAAAGCTTAAAGTCATCTATATAATCAAGGACAATGCTACTCAGTCCCATCATTTTGCCTCTACAAAATTATCactaatgtaattataattttctttttttttttttctttcagaaattttttaaatatatttaaacattttataaaacaaatatataaattcactagTATTCACTTATTTagtcattaataaaataaaggacCAAACAAAATAAGGAGGCAAAATGATGGGACCATTAAGCATTTCTCTATATTCTAtcggctttgctacatacagtcgccagatgcagtcggcgtgcagtcggctgtacggaattaataaaaaaaaattataaaaaaatttttttatattcagggagacctatatgaattataaaaagttataaaaataattttttttttcatgtagattctgtattaatttttttttgcagccgactgcacgccgactgcatctgctgactgcaaaaagtatttctcatattcTATGGTCaagaatattgttataatatttgcagtgttaaggatataagtttcacttgcttttttttttttaaaaaaaaaatagataaatttagaactcacatgaaaaatcttttttttaatgacggATTTCACTTTTTTCGAAGGGATTAAGTGGATATTACACACTCTAaaactatatatgtaaattattaGATACTTTAGTTCTTTAAATATAAAGTGAAGCgaataaaatatctaataatttgCACTAATGAATATTATCAATAAAagatataataactaatattataatatcttTTAGAGTGAGAGACACATTGCTAGCCAGGGGCTCGGTGATCTGATCTCCCAAGGATTTACCTCAATCCTGGTTTTATAATTCATTTCATGAGGCCAAGCACAAAATCAAATgctgtttcctttttcttgatTGAAGAAACAATGAATATGGTTCTTACACACCATAAAATGAGTCAGATGGCCAGAAACACAGATATCAAAACCAGATGAGATCAGAACGAAGGAAATGTTGTAAGGGAATAACTTTGTGGTATCTATATGTGTCTGTGTGTGATGAACTGTCCATATCTACAAGATACTTCAAGGGCATCAGTTTGCCCCACCCTTCTGATGATACCTTGCATTCCTTGTATCCCATGAAAGGAATCCtactccaaaaagaaaaaggtgtggcaaaagaagaataaagaagaaaatttgaagaCGAAAAGAGGCCTTTTACCCAAAGAACACGGCTAATCTCTCTCAAGATATGTCACACTCTTATTTGCATGACCTTACTTTATTCTTAATCTTCAACTGGAGCTCCTAAAACATTAACTAATAAAGCTAGGGAAAGTTGCCTATAAGATTGATCTCTCACATCCTCTCCTCCAAAATGATCTCTAGCAAAGCTCTTACTtcaaaaaatggtgaaaaacgcGGGGTTCCTCATCGGTGTCTTCATTATGGTTGTCGACACTCTGGCTGGGATACTTGGGATTGAGGCTGAAATCACTCAAAACAAGGTATTATTGGCTATACAATAAAGTCTTATATAAACTCATTTGGCTTATAAGTGACAaatttctcttatattttctttcttttcacagGTAAAACATTCAAAGTTACATTGGGCGTTTAAGTGCAGAGAGCCAAGCCACAAGGCTTTCCAGCTAGGGTTGGCTGCTGCTATACTACTAGCCATTGTTCATTTTGTTGCTAACCTGTTTGGTGGGTGCACTTGCATTTGGTCAAAGGAAGATTACCGGAAGGCTACACCTAACAAGCAATTAGCAGTTGTTTTCCTCCTTTTCTCTTGGTACGTGTACATTTTACATGTTCAACATGCTAAGAGACCATAGATTTCAATACAAGTATTGTTACCATTATTGTGAAATTACCAGGATTGCATTAGCCGCTGGATTCTCGATGTTGATCGTAGGAACATTGGCAAATTCAAGATCAAGAAAGTTGTGTGGGATTGCACACAATCGCATTTTGTTTATGGGAGGGATTCTCTGCTTTCTTCATGGATTGTTCACAATTGCCTACTACGTCTCCGCCAGTGCcgccaaaagagaaaaaaagccGAACAGAAGCCCTTCCGAAGTTC
This sequence is a window from Carya illinoinensis cultivar Pawnee chromosome 9, C.illinoinensisPawnee_v1, whole genome shotgun sequence. Protein-coding genes within it:
- the LOC122277771 gene encoding protein HEAT-STRESS-ASSOCIATED 32, producing the protein MSGYRWKSFDEDEDRPEKPRRYGVTEMSGPHFTLLSQNVLQDIFESMGQFVDGLKFSGGSHGLMPKSFVKEVTDLAHKYDIYVSTGDWAEHMLRKGPSAFKEYVEECKQLGFDTIELNVGSLGVPEETLLRFVRLIKSAGLKAKPQFAVKFNKSDIPVDGDRAFGAYIAPRPRSTEFVEDVDLLLRRSVRCLEAGADMIMIDADDVCKHADSVRADIIAKVIGRLGLEKTMFEASNPRASEWFINQYGPRVNLFVDHSHLMDLECLRGRKLGKNHASVLGSSYFLF
- the LOC122276085 gene encoding uncharacterized protein LOC122276085 isoform X2; translation: MVKNAGFLIGVFIMVVDTLAGILGIEAEITQNKVKHSKLHWAFKCREPSHKAFQLGLAAAILLAIVHFVANLFGGCTCIWSKEDYRKATPNKQLAVVFLLFSWIALAAGFSMLIVGTLANSRSRKLCGIAHNRILFMGGILCFLHGLFTIAYYVSASAAKREKKPNRSPSEVPAT
- the LOC122276085 gene encoding uncharacterized protein LOC122276085 isoform X1; its protein translation is MVKNAGFLIGVFIMVVDTLAGILGIEAEITQNKVKHSKLHWAFKCREPSHKAFQLGLAAAILLAIVHFVANLFGGCTCIWSKEDYRKATPNKQLAVVFLLFSWNIGKFKIKKVVWDCTQSHFVYGRDSLLSSWIVHNCLLRLRQCRQKRKKAEQKPFRSSCNLSLNLSFATLLCASL